A genomic stretch from Leptospira licerasiae serovar Varillal str. VAR 010 includes:
- a CDS encoding glucose 1-dehydrogenase: MLEGKTTVITGSARGIGKTIAKMFLERGSKVILSDLEDSTCKETADELAKFNPEGIFWKTCDVTSKSQNKELAEFAIEKTGALDIWINNAGVVQDDLLLRMSEEKWEKVHSVNLKAAFFGIQTAAKFMLKKSSGRIVNIGSVSGFYGNAGQANYSSAKAGLFALTKSAARELASRNITVNCVASGFINNRFAEHVPEEIRKSILDSIPLKIKRNPEEAVASAVAFLSSEEADWITGATLRVDGGMLIGF; encoded by the coding sequence ATGTTAGAAGGTAAAACTACAGTAATCACAGGATCAGCAAGAGGAATCGGTAAAACGATCGCAAAAATGTTTCTGGAACGGGGCTCGAAGGTCATCCTATCTGATCTAGAAGATTCCACTTGTAAGGAAACAGCAGATGAATTAGCAAAATTTAATCCGGAAGGAATCTTTTGGAAAACCTGCGATGTAACTTCCAAAAGCCAAAACAAGGAATTAGCTGAATTTGCAATCGAGAAAACCGGCGCCTTAGATATCTGGATCAATAATGCCGGAGTGGTTCAGGACGATCTTCTATTAAGAATGTCCGAAGAAAAATGGGAGAAGGTGCACTCAGTAAATTTAAAAGCGGCTTTTTTCGGGATCCAGACTGCTGCAAAGTTTATGTTAAAAAAAAGTTCCGGTAGGATCGTAAACATAGGATCCGTTTCCGGTTTTTATGGAAATGCGGGACAAGCAAATTACTCTTCTGCTAAGGCCGGACTATTTGCTCTTACCAAATCTGCAGCAAGAGAGCTTGCCTCTAGAAATATCACTGTGAATTGTGTCGCTTCGGGTTTTATCAATAACCGATTTGCCGAACACGTTCCGGAAGAAATTAGAAAATCCATCCTAGACTCCATTCCTTTAAAGATCAAAAGAAATCCGGAAGAAGCGGTTGCATCTGCGGTCGCCTTTCTTTCGTCCGAGGAAGCAGATTGGATCACAGGGGCAACTCTTAGAGTGGATGGGGGTATGTTGATCGGTTTTTAG
- a CDS encoding MarR family winged helix-turn-helix transcriptional regulator, whose product MKPEYVIHLLSRTRDRIQKHLSEEFLKQGIKDLVPAHGGVLFVLGKEGPLTMSELAKFLDRTNSTVTALLDKMEELGYVKRSKPYEDERVTSAELTDKGKQTLEKVQKASKATLTKLSHNLKEEEKEEFMRILTKIHSNFDL is encoded by the coding sequence ATGAAACCGGAGTATGTAATTCATCTATTATCCAGAACCAGGGACCGGATCCAAAAACATTTATCCGAAGAATTCCTGAAGCAAGGAATCAAAGATCTGGTTCCAGCCCACGGAGGTGTACTGTTTGTTTTGGGTAAAGAAGGTCCGCTGACAATGAGCGAATTAGCAAAATTCTTGGACAGAACCAACTCTACTGTGACCGCTCTTTTGGACAAAATGGAAGAATTAGGCTATGTTAAAAGATCCAAGCCATACGAAGACGAAAGGGTAACTTCCGCTGAACTAACGGACAAGGGAAAACAAACCTTAGAGAAAGTGCAAAAAGCCTCAAAGGCCACACTAACAAAACTCAGTCATAATTTAAAAGAGGAAGAAAAAGAAGAATTCATGCGAATTTTAACTAAAATTCATTCGAATTTCGATTTGTGA
- a CDS encoding TolC family protein — protein sequence MKKILGTIVCLLFTQSFFAKTVNDGVEMDLEKAVLLGLANNVILKNLERQNEVFQMTVREKWREYLPKLGVSYFGLRNLNQNQQDSVYNDIRLTIQQLVYDGGENGRLIESARLSAEINKAEIQVQARKAKIDVVRQYMKIISNRGKYLSARRLYRSFEGQLSDTTLEYKNGLKSRLDFLEVSAKFNEAKLSLLKAETEFKNSITELKLILQLEDSDDFVIQENIFYDYYIEDPKPILDADEGNLEENRPDLKKSKIIVNRLKLERESLDSAWKPKLFAGGYYGKNTNDVLPVIHDNYGFNFSVVVPLGSSTLQSQSNYGIQTDGTGIQRIPGYGPQFVGQGANSFNSANLQLFDNLSQARKVLEGELKFVDAKSSYEFARKQAKFEVIKARDKLLENYSVISVLSQKVLLYLENFRINRVKFKSGQLKRTDLLKSEYEFSKTQDDLAEAYSEYLRSCYEYFYVTGRDIADLPFYKVNLGRGNSIIAKLVKETRENEDFFPEKGRKK from the coding sequence ATGAAGAAGATCCTAGGCACCATTGTCTGTCTCCTTTTTACCCAATCTTTTTTCGCAAAAACTGTTAATGACGGAGTTGAAATGGATCTGGAAAAGGCAGTTCTACTCGGTCTGGCGAATAATGTTATCTTAAAAAATCTCGAACGACAAAATGAAGTCTTTCAAATGACCGTCCGAGAAAAATGGCGGGAATATCTTCCGAAATTAGGTGTTTCTTATTTTGGTCTTCGGAACTTAAATCAAAATCAACAAGATTCAGTTTATAATGATATTCGTTTAACAATTCAACAGTTAGTTTATGATGGAGGGGAAAACGGAAGACTAATAGAGTCCGCTAGATTATCTGCTGAGATTAACAAGGCTGAAATTCAAGTTCAAGCTCGAAAAGCTAAGATAGATGTAGTCCGCCAATATATGAAAATCATTTCTAATCGCGGTAAATATCTTTCCGCGAGACGTTTGTACAGAAGTTTCGAAGGCCAATTGAGCGACACTACCCTGGAATATAAGAATGGATTAAAATCTAGATTAGATTTTCTAGAAGTTTCCGCAAAATTTAACGAAGCGAAACTATCTTTATTAAAGGCAGAGACTGAATTCAAAAATTCGATCACTGAACTAAAGTTAATCCTTCAATTAGAGGACTCGGACGATTTTGTAATTCAAGAAAACATTTTCTATGATTATTATATAGAGGACCCTAAACCCATTTTAGATGCCGATGAGGGAAATTTAGAAGAGAATCGCCCAGACCTTAAAAAATCTAAAATAATCGTAAATCGATTGAAATTGGAAAGGGAATCATTAGATTCCGCGTGGAAACCAAAATTATTTGCCGGTGGGTACTATGGTAAAAATACAAACGACGTATTGCCGGTAATTCATGATAATTATGGATTTAATTTTTCTGTTGTTGTTCCCTTAGGGTCTTCTACTCTTCAATCCCAATCTAATTATGGTATACAAACTGATGGAACTGGTATTCAAAGAATCCCAGGATACGGACCTCAATTTGTAGGTCAAGGTGCGAACTCTTTTAATAGTGCGAATTTGCAATTATTTGATAATCTAAGCCAGGCGCGCAAAGTATTAGAAGGCGAGCTTAAATTCGTAGATGCAAAATCTTCTTATGAATTTGCTAGAAAGCAGGCAAAATTTGAAGTCATTAAAGCCAGAGATAAATTATTAGAAAACTATTCAGTAATTTCTGTGCTTAGTCAAAAGGTACTTCTCTATTTAGAAAATTTTCGGATTAATCGTGTTAAGTTCAAGAGTGGTCAACTAAAGAGGACTGACTTATTGAAAAGTGAATATGAATTTTCTAAAACGCAGGACGATTTGGCTGAAGCATATTCTGAATATCTGAGATCCTGTTACGAATATTTCTATGTAACAGGAAGAGATATTGCAGACCTTCCTTTTTATAAGGTCAATTTAGGCCGAGGAAATAGCATTATTGCAAAATTAGTTAAAGAAACAAGAGAGAACGAAGACTTCTTTCCGGAAAAGGGCAGAAAAAAATGA
- a CDS encoding Ig-like domain-containing protein, with translation MFPFLGGSENPKLVYSYPLKDTANIPPNATISFLFDKEMNIDSCISAFVIDPKTTGFFASNPFGFEFTPSAPLSDGTYTITITKSCEAKSGLDLDNVFVLRFAVGSIPGGNQLSPTVVSSSTLHGTPATCNAGSGASINFFTNTVEDGCVGTVASRTPIQIVFSAPMDRTITTLALSYTAGLAASISWSSDSQTLTILPDGPLNFGSRYTFKIDSTAQSQVGYRIDAPFTANFVAGGLNPLPAVQAVGLESQGCSTTYPGSGSASGGDWTLGSCFWDNSLPLLSSGSYRFRGGDDGSGAIGSSNACADVNTDNFRIIFNNYMNTGNTVNAVRMQRVSPPSSNIRTATYLWSDCQSAFPFGCKVLTITFAEQESSCNGTLFGDSSTGGDFNLDRTDNAPANFPFYQLIVDTSAQDVNGKNLSSQFIFGVEGK, from the coding sequence ATGTTCCCATTTTTAGGTGGTTCCGAAAATCCAAAGCTGGTATATTCTTATCCTTTGAAAGATACAGCGAACATTCCTCCAAATGCAACAATATCTTTTCTATTCGATAAGGAAATGAATATCGATTCTTGTATTTCAGCCTTCGTTATTGATCCAAAAACTACCGGCTTTTTTGCTAGTAATCCATTTGGTTTTGAATTTACTCCTTCCGCTCCTTTATCGGATGGGACATATACGATTACTATAACAAAGTCCTGCGAGGCTAAATCTGGACTAGATCTAGATAATGTTTTCGTTTTAAGATTTGCCGTCGGATCGATTCCAGGTGGAAATCAATTATCGCCAACTGTTGTAAGTTCTTCTACATTGCATGGCACCCCGGCAACTTGTAATGCCGGGTCTGGAGCTTCTATTAATTTTTTCACAAACACTGTCGAGGACGGTTGTGTGGGAACGGTTGCCTCACGAACTCCAATTCAGATTGTTTTTTCCGCACCAATGGATAGGACGATTACTACATTAGCTTTGTCTTATACGGCAGGTCTTGCAGCGTCTATTTCGTGGTCATCTGATTCGCAGACTCTTACAATATTACCTGATGGCCCGCTTAATTTTGGATCGAGATATACGTTTAAGATCGATTCCACGGCCCAAAGTCAGGTCGGCTATCGGATAGATGCCCCATTTACTGCAAATTTTGTTGCCGGAGGTTTAAATCCTTTACCGGCAGTGCAAGCCGTAGGCTTGGAAAGCCAAGGCTGTTCTACGACATATCCCGGTTCGGGTTCCGCCTCAGGCGGGGACTGGACTTTAGGTAGTTGTTTTTGGGATAACTCGCTTCCTCTACTTTCTTCCGGTTCTTATAGGTTTAGAGGTGGAGATGACGGTTCAGGAGCTATTGGCTCTTCGAATGCTTGTGCTGATGTAAATACAGATAATTTTAGAATAATATTCAATAATTACATGAATACGGGAAATACTGTAAATGCTGTACGGATGCAGAGGGTTTCTCCCCCTTCTTCTAATATAAGAACGGCAACTTATTTGTGGTCCGATTGTCAGTCAGCATTTCCGTTTGGTTGCAAAGTTCTTACAATAACATTTGCCGAACAAGAATCATCTTGCAATGGAACTTTATTTGGGGACTCAAGTACAGGTGGAGATTTCAATCTAGATAGAACAGATAACGCCCCTGCAAATTTTCCTTTCTATCAACTGATAGTAGATACTTCCGCCCAAGATGTGAACGGAAAAAATTTAAGTTCTCAATTTATTTTCGGTGTAGAGGGGAAATGA
- a CDS encoding lipoprotein: MKYFIIIPIAISLSMQCVFIRNFFPAEPEIARNNGKTGYVLIAPIRLKDSTGGSFVAEVFRENLRFELAKQGFVSAALDETNRESLPYKDGGRITFPEEPSDVKQVNSTVLNSKEENPKFLGISENELRNLSDKTKFDYFLESTVILKETGTVLDPVYSVSVFIRVSSKSGKKYGEIRFSSDTTKEKLDDTVKYSAYGLVKQIKDLVKE; the protein is encoded by the coding sequence ATGAAATATTTTATTATTATTCCGATTGCTATTAGTTTATCGATGCAATGTGTTTTTATAAGAAATTTCTTTCCAGCAGAACCTGAAATTGCAAGAAACAATGGTAAAACGGGCTATGTTCTAATTGCTCCGATCCGATTGAAAGATTCAACTGGAGGAAGCTTTGTCGCAGAAGTATTTCGAGAAAATCTGAGATTCGAATTGGCAAAGCAGGGCTTTGTTTCGGCCGCTTTGGATGAAACAAATAGAGAAAGTCTACCATACAAAGATGGTGGTAGAATCACGTTTCCAGAAGAACCGTCTGACGTTAAACAGGTGAATTCTACCGTTTTAAATTCAAAGGAAGAAAATCCAAAATTTCTAGGAATTTCTGAAAACGAATTAAGAAATCTCTCCGATAAGACGAAATTTGATTATTTTCTAGAAAGTACTGTAATCTTAAAAGAAACTGGAACTGTTTTGGATCCAGTCTATTCAGTTTCTGTTTTTATTCGTGTGAGCAGCAAATCTGGAAAGAAATATGGTGAGATCCGGTTTTCTTCCGATACTACAAAAGAAAAGTTAGATGATACAGTAAAATATTCTGCTTACGGATTGGTGAAACAAATTAAGGATTTGGTTAAGGAATGA
- a CDS encoding tetratricopeptide repeat protein: protein MIKERLFQLRTYLNLKIIIIFSSVLIAIFGIFLSWHFIKLARLNTVYQEAISAYSVKNLDKSKSLLLQIYESDSNFKDVSFLLGKIEYFSKNFNQSIDYFKNCADNGKLNCKLWILKSLIHSGKDYDLSEKILNQLSDDGFENPELDQFRGILYERKGKLDLALESYNRSISYTSAILPSLARMEAIYKKAGFSDKAQRYKEFSIAVQELNSAFKTNKKEK, encoded by the coding sequence ATGATTAAGGAAAGGCTCTTCCAGTTAAGAACATATTTAAATCTTAAGATTATAATAATTTTCTCAAGTGTTCTGATTGCGATCTTTGGTATTTTTCTTTCTTGGCATTTTATTAAATTGGCAAGACTCAATACGGTTTATCAGGAAGCTATTTCTGCATATTCAGTTAAAAATTTAGATAAATCTAAGAGCCTGTTGTTGCAAATTTATGAATCTGATTCTAATTTTAAAGATGTGTCTTTTTTATTAGGAAAAATAGAATACTTTTCTAAAAATTTTAATCAATCTATAGATTATTTCAAGAATTGTGCCGACAACGGTAAGCTAAACTGCAAGCTTTGGATTTTGAAGTCGTTGATTCATTCGGGTAAAGATTATGATCTTTCGGAAAAAATTTTAAATCAACTTTCTGACGATGGATTTGAAAATCCCGAGTTAGACCAATTTAGAGGTATTCTATATGAGAGAAAAGGAAAATTAGATTTAGCATTGGAAAGCTATAATCGGTCAATTTCATATACATCAGCGATCCTACCCTCACTAGCACGAATGGAAGCAATATATAAAAAAGCTGGGTTTTCAGATAAAGCTCAGCGTTATAAGGAATTTTCAATTGCAGTTCAAGAATTAAACAGCGCTTTTAAAACAAATAAAAAGGAAAAATGA
- a CDS encoding efflux RND transporter periplasmic adaptor subunit — protein MSLLKIIPINSKTLFLSSVFLLFVAILLSFLVPKISRTFKDSNVKKPSVKTIEIQRKMVSPSIESSGVVDPEEKVEVYFKVPGRIEKVYVDEGDHASKGKLLASLEKFQLEQEKKRFEANLDSSKAQVKLAEEKYEKARRQVEAKYIEVRKQSELVNKYKEEYEKSKKTYEAKDIVFKEGGISSEEANSARVEMIARMTAYENGKRDYEIVSIGMRDEDIKAAGLKVPANDSAKLAILTDLNTKIEKAEVEVARASSRSNESLLNSAKQNLREADLYSPMEGFIIKKYKTRGDVISGSSVQGQAVVLVAKLETIYAVFNVSEKDSVKVRKGLEVDISIDVLPEVKYKGIVSKIQPYIEEKTHTLQVSAKVENKGNKLKPGMFLRTRTYSGEQIPMFEIPRSGFTETGDKEGFVFVIKDQRAYKVTVEVSETRGESILVSAGLQEGDHVVVEGVSRLKEGIEVDVLRSEGSEQKQPVGQ, from the coding sequence ATGAGCCTATTAAAAATTATTCCAATTAATAGTAAAACGCTCTTTTTAAGCTCTGTCTTTCTATTGTTTGTTGCTATTTTACTTTCTTTTTTGGTTCCTAAGATTTCTCGGACTTTTAAAGATTCTAATGTGAAAAAGCCTTCTGTTAAGACGATTGAAATTCAAAGGAAAATGGTTTCTCCAAGTATAGAATCTAGTGGGGTCGTAGATCCGGAAGAAAAGGTAGAAGTTTACTTCAAAGTTCCGGGAAGAATAGAAAAAGTGTACGTTGACGAGGGGGACCATGCATCGAAGGGAAAATTATTAGCTTCTTTAGAAAAATTTCAACTTGAACAAGAAAAGAAAAGGTTTGAAGCGAATTTGGATTCTTCGAAGGCTCAAGTTAAGTTAGCTGAAGAAAAGTATGAAAAGGCTCGGAGACAAGTAGAGGCTAAGTATATTGAAGTTCGTAAACAGTCCGAACTTGTAAATAAGTATAAGGAAGAATACGAGAAGTCTAAAAAAACCTACGAAGCTAAAGACATCGTTTTTAAGGAGGGTGGTATAAGCAGCGAGGAAGCGAATAGTGCTCGAGTTGAAATGATTGCACGAATGACGGCTTATGAAAATGGCAAGAGGGATTACGAAATCGTCTCGATTGGAATGAGAGATGAGGATATTAAAGCGGCTGGATTAAAGGTTCCGGCAAACGATTCCGCAAAATTGGCTATATTAACAGATCTAAATACGAAGATTGAAAAAGCAGAAGTTGAGGTAGCAAGAGCTTCATCTCGATCTAATGAGTCTCTTCTCAATTCAGCAAAACAGAATTTAAGAGAAGCGGATCTTTATTCTCCTATGGAAGGTTTTATTATAAAGAAATATAAAACTCGCGGTGATGTAATAAGCGGATCCTCTGTTCAAGGCCAAGCAGTTGTATTAGTCGCAAAATTAGAAACAATATATGCTGTTTTTAACGTTAGTGAAAAAGATTCCGTAAAGGTTAGGAAAGGATTAGAAGTCGATATATCCATTGATGTTTTGCCTGAAGTAAAGTATAAGGGAATAGTTAGTAAGATTCAGCCTTATATTGAAGAAAAAACCCACACTCTTCAAGTAAGTGCAAAAGTAGAAAATAAGGGAAATAAATTAAAGCCTGGAATGTTTCTGCGAACAAGGACGTATTCAGGTGAGCAGATACCGATGTTTGAAATACCGAGATCAGGGTTTACCGAAACGGGTGATAAAGAAGGTTTTGTTTTTGTTATTAAGGATCAAAGAGCATATAAAGTTACTGTAGAGGTTTCTGAAACCAGGGGCGAATCGATTTTAGTTTCAGCAGGCTTGCAAGAGGGCGATCATGTAGTTGTTGAAGGGGTAAGTAGACTTAAAGAAGGTATAGAAGTCGACGTTCTAAGATCGGAAGGTTCTGAACAAAAACAACCCGTAGGCCAATAG
- a CDS encoding efflux RND transporter permease subunit, translating to MKNVVSFLFARPIAVIAFFVSLVIFGILSLFDLKITTLPEIGFPKILIETKYPYAGIEETESLVSRPIAERLGSSRGVKAVYTVSEPGISKITVTFVDNRDLDFKILELREKLEQVREALPQNVEKPVLTRYDPNSGSFLEIAVFPDKLNDPILLRSKVEEDWKPILERVEGVASLQIGGGYEREVLAKVDSRRMLSFKLSPQNVGRSVVQSNRNVPAGSVPSGDKEVLVRVRGAAENLEDLSETVVFVGQDGEPVRLKDFASLSYEYRKKSEKAIYNGKECVILYFFLESGGNPVEVSEKVKKQAEEILNSSRSELKFEMGFDESDYIKKAVAGLRTSLLIGAFLAFVVCALVLRNFSTPLIILVIVPVSVLISFFLFRIAGLTLNMMSLGGLAVGIGMLFDNSNVMLSAAERIYEKYKDRKRAAEEAVSETGVSIVIATISTLFVFVPMAFLDSFIGSLFSEMAIAISLSLSVSLIIALSLTPTLYFLIPRIYAANGTRTYTFFFKAQEIESLIIKRHLEILRNFIERPKQLFIFLVGLAFLSLVSVLTVKKEILPAMETGEFAVTLSFSPGTIRERMEDSTLGFEAYVKEQIPIERTVIRIGKEIEASGSASLGSEAISEIRFILDSSYRTKTAKYVENLRKSIISEFPNIDAKIRYSGDILTSLIGENSEIRLELRGENFAELEVWGEKIVQQSQSIKSILASKHTLSERIRSYSLKADEAKMLRYGWSNDSLAEYLRIATLGGYFSGLEISGKEIPIRLVFREEDVQNAASLLNFTIPAGDKLVPIGELVKLDKESGYRYLYGIGSQRANIISIIPESGKKETAIKELLDRLEKIPSSLSLSSANQEDYSEVSLELGFSILLAYIVLFLLIAGQFESVRVSTLILITVPLVVFGSMIALVVTFNSLNASSFVGLILLMGISVDSGVLFYEYFHSFRKKKRTDKESAISAASTIVRPVIMNSSTTIAGLLPVMFGLIPGSEFQASMAIVVGFGLVLSVLNSLFVLPTFFVLMSDRKNAF from the coding sequence GTGAAGAATGTTGTTTCTTTTCTTTTTGCACGACCGATAGCAGTTATTGCTTTTTTCGTTTCATTAGTTATATTCGGCATTCTTTCTTTATTCGACCTAAAGATTACTACCTTACCGGAAATCGGCTTTCCTAAGATATTAATTGAAACTAAATACCCATATGCCGGGATTGAGGAAACGGAATCTTTAGTTTCTCGCCCTATCGCAGAGAGATTAGGTTCTTCTCGGGGAGTGAAGGCAGTTTATACTGTTTCTGAGCCCGGAATTTCTAAAATAACGGTTACCTTTGTGGATAATCGTGACTTAGATTTTAAAATTTTAGAACTTCGCGAAAAGCTAGAACAAGTAAGAGAAGCACTCCCTCAAAATGTCGAAAAACCGGTACTTACCAGATATGATCCTAACTCTGGCTCTTTTTTAGAAATCGCAGTTTTCCCAGATAAATTAAATGATCCGATTCTTCTTAGAAGCAAAGTTGAAGAAGATTGGAAGCCGATTTTAGAGAGGGTCGAAGGGGTTGCTAGCCTTCAAATCGGGGGAGGTTATGAAAGAGAGGTTCTTGCAAAAGTGGACTCTCGAAGAATGTTGTCTTTTAAACTTTCACCTCAGAATGTTGGAAGGTCGGTAGTCCAATCAAATCGAAATGTTCCAGCAGGATCTGTTCCTTCAGGCGATAAAGAAGTTCTAGTCCGTGTTCGAGGAGCTGCTGAAAATTTAGAAGATCTTTCCGAGACAGTTGTCTTTGTCGGTCAAGATGGGGAGCCTGTTCGCTTAAAAGACTTTGCTTCCTTATCATATGAATATAGAAAAAAATCTGAAAAGGCTATTTATAATGGTAAGGAATGCGTTATTCTATATTTCTTTTTGGAATCCGGTGGAAATCCTGTAGAGGTTTCTGAAAAAGTAAAAAAGCAAGCTGAAGAAATTTTAAATTCTTCCCGATCCGAATTAAAATTCGAAATGGGCTTTGATGAATCAGATTATATTAAGAAGGCTGTTGCCGGGTTACGAACTTCTTTACTAATTGGTGCTTTTCTCGCATTCGTAGTTTGCGCATTAGTTCTTAGAAATTTTTCAACGCCATTAATAATTCTCGTTATAGTTCCTGTCTCAGTACTAATCTCATTTTTTCTATTTAGGATTGCAGGTCTTACTTTAAATATGATGTCTCTAGGAGGATTGGCAGTTGGGATAGGTATGTTGTTTGATAATAGTAACGTAATGTTATCCGCGGCAGAGCGCATTTACGAAAAATATAAAGATCGAAAAAGGGCCGCCGAAGAAGCTGTTTCTGAAACAGGAGTTTCGATTGTTATCGCTACTATTTCTACATTGTTTGTTTTCGTTCCAATGGCATTCTTAGATAGCTTTATCGGATCATTGTTTTCAGAAATGGCAATTGCTATTTCATTATCTTTGTCGGTTAGCCTAATCATTGCTCTTTCATTAACTCCAACTCTATACTTTTTAATCCCAAGAATTTATGCAGCAAATGGAACTAGAACTTATACATTTTTTTTTAAAGCGCAAGAAATTGAATCTTTGATAATAAAAAGGCATTTGGAGATTCTGAGAAATTTTATCGAACGACCAAAGCAACTTTTTATATTTTTAGTTGGGCTTGCATTTCTTTCGTTAGTATCTGTATTAACAGTAAAGAAAGAAATTCTTCCAGCTATGGAAACCGGGGAATTTGCGGTAACCTTAAGTTTTTCACCGGGAACTATCAGAGAGAGAATGGAAGATTCTACTTTAGGTTTCGAAGCTTATGTAAAAGAACAGATTCCTATAGAACGAACAGTTATTCGGATCGGAAAAGAAATTGAAGCATCTGGATCTGCTTCGCTCGGATCAGAGGCCATCTCGGAAATTCGATTTATTTTAGATTCATCATATAGAACTAAAACAGCAAAATATGTCGAAAATTTGAGAAAGTCAATTATATCTGAATTTCCTAATATAGATGCAAAGATACGATATTCCGGCGATATCCTTACTTCTTTGATTGGGGAGAATTCTGAAATTCGATTAGAATTACGAGGTGAGAATTTTGCAGAATTAGAAGTATGGGGCGAAAAGATTGTTCAGCAGTCTCAATCTATTAAATCAATTCTAGCTAGTAAACACACACTTTCGGAAAGAATCAGATCGTATTCGTTAAAAGCGGATGAAGCTAAAATGTTAAGATACGGTTGGTCGAATGATTCCTTAGCGGAATATTTAAGAATAGCTACTTTGGGTGGTTATTTTTCTGGTCTTGAAATTTCAGGCAAAGAGATTCCGATTCGCTTGGTCTTCAGAGAAGAAGATGTTCAAAACGCGGCCTCATTATTAAATTTTACGATCCCAGCTGGAGACAAATTAGTTCCAATTGGAGAACTTGTAAAACTTGATAAAGAGTCGGGTTATCGGTATTTGTATGGAATTGGAAGTCAAAGAGCTAATATTATATCTATTATTCCAGAATCTGGAAAGAAAGAAACTGCAATAAAAGAACTTTTAGATCGTTTAGAAAAAATTCCTTCAAGTCTTTCACTTTCCTCAGCGAATCAGGAGGATTATTCAGAAGTTTCTCTTGAACTTGGATTTTCAATCTTACTCGCATATATAGTTCTATTCCTTCTGATCGCAGGACAATTTGAATCTGTTCGCGTTTCTACATTGATTTTAATAACAGTTCCACTCGTGGTTTTCGGATCGATGATTGCTTTAGTTGTTACGTTTAACTCGTTAAATGCAAGCTCGTTTGTGGGTTTAATTTTGCTAATGGGAATCTCCGTGGACTCAGGGGTTTTGTTTTACGAATATTTTCATTCCTTTCGCAAAAAGAAACGAACAGACAAAGAATCTGCAATTTCTGCGGCTTCTACTATAGTTCGCCCTGTTATCATGAACTCTTCCACTACAATTGCTGGCTTATTGCCCGTTATGTTCGGACTGATACCTGGCTCGGAATTCCAAGCTTCTATGGCAATTGTAGTTGGCTTTGGTTTGGTTCTTAGCGTACTAAATTCATTATTTGTTTTGCCAACATTCTTCGTTTTGATGTCGGACAGAAAGAATGCCTTTTAA